From a single Phacochoerus africanus isolate WHEZ1 chromosome 11, ROS_Pafr_v1, whole genome shotgun sequence genomic region:
- the LOC125111437 gene encoding olfactory receptor 52D1-like yields MLGYNRTHLQLATFLLLGIPGLEAAHVWISIPFCLVYLLSLMGNVALLLIVKTDHKLHEPMYLLLCMLSVADLMLTSATLPKILSLFWFNDREIYFEACLTQMYFIHSLSTMESGFILAMAFDRYVAICHPLRHSTILTPAVLVGLGLLIVFRGAVLLSPHPFLLRWLSYCKTNVISHTYCEFMALIKLVCTETKVRRAYSLIVAFLTGGLDFILIICSYVLILLTVFNLPSKAARLKTLSTCVSHVWVILVFYTPAFFSFLTHRFGHHIAPHIHIFIANIYLLLPPMMNPIIYGVKTKRIRERVLKFITMKGV; encoded by the coding sequence ATGCTCGGCTACAACAGGACCCATCTTCAGCTTGCCACCTTCCTACTGCTTGGCATTCCAGGATTGGAGGCTGCCCACGTATGGATTTCCATTCCTTTCTGTCTGGTCTACCTACTGTCACTGATGGGAAATGTTGCCCTTTTGTTGATTGTCAAGACAGATCACAAACTGCATGAACCCATGTACCTCTTGCTATGCATGCTTTCAGTTGCCGATCTGATGCTTACTTCTGCCACACTTCCCAAGATACTCAGTCTCTTCTGGTTCAATGACAGAGAGATCTACTTTGAAGCCTGCCTTACGCAAATGTAttttatccattctctctctaCTATGGAGTCTGGATTTATCTTGGCCATGGCTtttgaccgctatgtggccatctgccacccaCTGAGACATTCCACTATCTTAACACCTGCCGTGCTTGTAGGCTTGGGGTTGCTCATCGTCTTCAGAGGAGCTGTTCTTCTCAGCCCACATCCCTTCCTACTGAGGTGGCTTTCCTACTGCAAAACTAATGTCATTTCCCACACTTACTGCGAGTTTATGGCCCTGATAAAGCTGGTTTGCACTGAGACCAAGGTTCGTAGAGCCTACAGCCTCATTGTGGCATTCTTGACCGGGGGACTGGACTTCATACTGATCATCTGTTCCTATGTCCTTATTCTTCTCACTGTTTTCAATCTCCCATCCAAAGCTGCCCGTCTCAAGACCTTAAGTACCTGTGTCTCCCATGTATGGGTCATCTTGGTGTTTTATACCccagcttttttctcttttctcacgcATAGGTTTGGTCACCACATCGCTCCGCATATCCACATCTTTATAGCCAATATATACCTTCTCCTTCCACCGATGATGAACCCTATTATTTATGGTGTCAAAACCAAAAGAATCAGGGAGAGAGTCCTTAAATTTATAACAATGAAAGGGGTTTGA